Below is a genomic region from Magnetococcales bacterium.
ATGACGGAGTGGGTTGCGAGCGCGTTGATCGTGATGGGGGCCGCCTTTCAGGGAGCCACGGGCTTCGGCTTCGCTCTGCTGGTCTCCCCTTGGATTGTCCTGTTGGCGCCCGAGTTGTTTCCAGGACCTTTGATGATGTGCAGTCTGTTGCTGACCTCGATGACCATCCTGCGGGATGGAATGGCCCTGGATCGGAAAAACATCCAGTACAGCCTTATTGGATACTTTCCGGGTCTTGTTATTGCGTCAGCCCTATTGATCTATATGGAAGGTCCCTATTTTTCCTATTTTTGCGGCAGCATGATCATTCTAAGCGCACTCCTGTCTTATTTCACGTTTTCCTTCGAACCACGGCCCGTTCTTGTCAGTCTGGCCGGAGCCTTCTCCGCCATTCTCAATCTGACCACCACCATCGGGGGTCCACCCATGCTGCTGGTTTGGCAAAATTTACGCACCCAACCTCTTCGGGCTCAATTAGCCGCCTTTTTCATCGGCGGGGGCGTCCTTTCCATCACCACTTTGATATCCATACACCGCTTTGCCTGGAATGATTTCATTCATGGCCTGCAGCAGTTTCCATGGGTTGTTTTGGGGTTTCTTCTGTCGTTCCGGGTCGCACGACACCTCGATCAAAGCAGTATTCGCCCCCTGATCTTGACCGCCGCCGCAATAGGGGGCATGCTGATCCTTTTCAGAGCCTGATTCAGGCAGCAACCTTCCGTTGGTAGCCATGACGCCCCTGCAAGAACAGATTGCCCAGCGACGCACCTTTGCCATCATCTCCCACCCGGATGCGGGAAAAACCACCCTCACCGAAAAATTGTTGCTTTTCGGAGGGGCCATCCAACTGGCAGGCGCCGTAAAAACCCGCGGCCAACAGCGACGCGCCCGCTCCGACTGGATGAAGGTCGAACAGGAGCGGGGCATCTCCGTCACCGTCTCCGTCATGACCTTCGGTTACGACGGCTTTGCCTTCAACCTGCTGGATACGCCGGGACACGAGGATTTCAGCGAAGACACCTACCGAACCCTCACCGCCGTCGACTCCGCCGTCATGGTCATCGACGCAGCCAAAGGCATCGAAACCCAGACTCGCAAACTCTTCGAGGTTTGTCGATTGCGGGACATCCCCATCATCACCTTCATCAACAAACTCGACCGTGAAGGACGGGATCCCTTCGCCCTGCTGGAGCAAATCGAACACGAACTGGCGTTGGAAACCTCCCCCATCACCTGGCCGGTCGGCATGGGTCAGGATTTCCTCGGCTGTTACAACCTCCACTCCGACACCCTGCTGCTGATGGAGAAAAATCGGGAGCGGATCGGCGAGACGACCGCCATTTGCCACGGACTGGACGATGATCAGTTGAAACAGCACCTGCCCGCCCCCGCCCTGGCCAAATTGCAGGAAGAGGCCCACATGGTGCGGGAACTCTGCCATCCCTTCAAGCTGGAAGCCTTTCGTGCCGGACACCGCACCCCGGTCTT
It encodes:
- a CDS encoding sulfite exporter TauE/SafE family protein; amino-acid sequence: MTEWVASALIVMGAAFQGATGFGFALLVSPWIVLLAPELFPGPLMMCSLLLTSMTILRDGMALDRKNIQYSLIGYFPGLVIASALLIYMEGPYFSYFCGSMIILSALLSYFTFSFEPRPVLVSLAGAFSAILNLTTTIGGPPMLLVWQNLRTQPLRAQLAAFFIGGGVLSITTLISIHRFAWNDFIHGLQQFPWVVLGFLLSFRVARHLDQSSIRPLILTAAAIGGMLILFRA